The Peptoanaerobacter stomatis genome includes the window ACAAGACTATAAAAAGAAAACAATTATCTCAAAAAGATATAATAAGAGAAGTTACAGCTCTACAAGATATGGGACACAAAAGATTGGCACTTGAAACAGGAGAAGATCCTGAAAAATGTCCGATAGATTATGTGCTTGAAAGTATAAAAACAATATATTCCGTACATCATAAAAACGGAGCAATAAGACGTGTGAATGTTAATATAGCGGCAACAACGGTAGAAAATTATAAAAAGTTAAGAGATGCGGGGATAGGAACATATATACTTTTTCAAGAAACTTATCATAAAGAAACCTATGAAAAAGTTCATCCTACAGGTCCTAAGCATAACTATGCTTATCATACCGAGGCTATGGATAGAGCAATGGAGGCAGGGATAGATGATGTGGGTATAGGCGTATTATTCGGACTTTATCAATACAGATATGATTTTATAGGATTGATGATGCACGCAGAACATTTGGAGGCTAAATTTGGTGTAGGACCTCATACTATAAGCATACCGAGAATAAGACCTGCAGATGATATAGACTTGAATGAATTTCCCAATGCAATATATGATGAATTATTTAAAAAAATAGTGGCATTAGTAAGAATATCGGCACCTTATACAGGGATAATAATTTCTACAAGAGAATCACAAAAATCAAGAGAAGAAGTTTTGAAAATAGGTGTATCACAAATAAGTGGAGCATCATCTACAAGTGTAGGAGGATATGAGCAAAAAGAAAGCGAAGAGGATAATTCTGCACAATTTGATGTAGATGACAACAGAACATTGGATGAAATTGTAAATTGGCTGTTAAAATTGGGATATGTGCCAAGTTTTTGTACAGCCTGTTATAGGGCAGGGCGCACAGGTGACAGATTTATGAAACTTGCAAAATCAGGTCAGATTGTAAATGTATGCCAGCCGAACTCACTTATGACACTTAAAGAATACTTGATAGATTACGCAAGTAATGACACAAAGCAAAAAGGAGAAACAGTTATATTAAATGAACTCGAAGAAATACAAAGAGAAGTTGTAAAGAAAAAAGCAAAAGATTATATACATCAGATGCAAGAAGGAAAAAGAGATTTCAGATTTTAATATATCAAAATTTATTTTATTGAAATGAAGAAGGTAAAAAATAATGAGCTTAAACGAAACTCCAAGAGGAGAAAGAATTCATATAGGATTTTTCGGTCGAACAAATGCAGGTAAGTCATCAATTATAAATGCCATTGCCAATCAGGAGGTTTCAATAGTATCAGATATAAAAGGAACTACGACAGATGCAGTTTTTAAATCTATGGAAATAGCCGGAATAGGAGCTTGTGTGCTTATAGATACGGCAGGATTTGATGACGACAGCAATCTTTCAGAAAAAAGAATAGAGAAAACTGAAAATATTTTAGAACGTACAGATATAGGAGTTGTAGTATTTGCAGATGATGATATATCGCAAGAGCTTGAATGGATAGAAAAACTGAGAGCCAAAAAAACTCCTGTAATAGCCATAATAAATAAGATAGACGAAAATAAAAATACAAAATTATTACAACATAAAATAGAAAAAATAAATCTTAGAGCTATATCTGTAAGTGCAAAAGAAAAAAAGAACATACAAAAAATAATAGAAGAATTGAGAAACATAGCATTAGATATAAAAGAAAGCTCCATATGCGGACATTTGGTAAAAAAAGATGATGTTGTACTGCTCGTTATGCCACAAGATATACAAGCACCAAAAGGCAGATTAATATTACCACAAGTACAAACTATAAGAGATTTATTAGACAACAAATGTATAGTTATATCAGTAACGGCAGATAATCTTGAAAAGGCATTTAAAATCTTAAAAGAACCTCCTAAATTGATTATAACGGATTCACAAGTTTTTGCAAAAGTATATGAGCAAAAACCGCAAGAAAGTGCATTAACATCATTTTCCGTTTTATTTTCAAGACATAAAGGAGACATAGATATTTTTGTAGAAGGTGCTTATTCCATAAGCAATTTAAAAAACGGAGATAAAGTGCTTATTGCGGAAGCTTGTAGCCATGACCCGCTTGACGGAGATATAGGTCGTATAAAACTACCGGCTCTGCTTAGAAAAAAGACAAGAGCCGATTTGGATATACAAGTTGTAAGCGGTAATAATTTTCCCATAGATTTAAGCGAATATGCACTTATAATACACTGTGGAAGTTGTATGTTCAACAAAAAATATGTTATGAACAGAGTAGAACAGGCAAGAAATCAAGGAATACCCATAACCAATTACGGCATAGCAATAGCATATATGAATAATATTTTAGAAAAAATAAAAAAATAATATAGAGATAAAATATGAAAATTGTGTATTTAAAATAATATAATAATTTTCATATTTATTTTATCAATAGCAGTAATTATGTTGTAAAAAACTTTTTTCATATTTATTCTATTATCAAATTAAATACAGATATTTTTTAATAATGCTCAAATATATTTTGTTTGAAAAATAATTTGAGCATTATTAATTTAAACAATGTTCAGTATAAATTATCAATATATTATATTTTAAAACAGATTAAATGGATGTATAATAAATATAATATGAGGAGATGGTTTAATGATAAATATAGCAATTTGTGACGATATATCATATGTATGTGAACAAATAAATACATATATACAAGAATTTTACATAGAAACTGAAGAGCAATTTGAAATATATATAGCAAATGACGCAGAAACTTTATATGAAATTATGAAAAAAGAAAAAATAGATTTGCTTTTCTTAGATATAGAATTACCTGATATAAACGGAGTTGAAATAGGAAATTACATAAGAAAAAAAATGCAGGATGATGATATGCAAATAGTTTATATATCGGGTAAACAAGACTACTGCAGAAGTCTTTTTGATATAAGACCTATGAATTTTTTGGACAAACCTTTTACAAGAGAAGACATTCATAAACAGTTAAAAGACTATCTGAAACTTTGTAAAAAATTTTTTCCGACATTTTCGTACAAGATAGGTCAGGATACATTTTTTCAAAAAATTGATGAGATAACATACTTTGAAATTGTCGGGAAGAAAATAAAAATGGTAACAAAAGCGTTTGAAATTTTATTTTATGCAGATATGAATCAAATAGAAAAAGAACTTGATAAATTTTATTTTGTTCAAATTCATAAATCATATTTAATAAATATGGAAAAAATAGAAAAATACGGCAGTAAAGAGGTTGTTATGAACGGCGGAAGAAGAATTGCCATAAGTAGAAGTAAAAAAGACGTTTTTTTAAATAAAGTCTTGGAATTTGAAAAAAATAAACTATTTACAAAATTTTGATTAAAACAAATGTAAAATGTTCAGGAGTTAATATGCCGATTACAAAATTATTTATGCCGTTTTTAAGTGTTTTTTATATTTATATAGTACATTTAATGGTCAATGCCTTATCAAATGAAAGAGTAGAAGAAAATGATAAAAAATATTATCTTAGATATATAGTATCTTATATAATAGTCGTTTTTTTTTCTACAGTAATCCAAAAACCTATATTTAATCTATTTGCGAGCTATACAGCTATTTTTATTATATTGAACAACTATTGTTATGATTTAGTTGACAAAGCTTTTAATGCTTTATATATTGATACTGTTTTACTTATTGCCGAGATTGTTAGCGGGACTTTTTTAGGATATGCTCACATAATTCCTACAAGAGACATAGAAATAAAACAAGTTGCAGATTTGATTATAATGCAGGCTTTCAGCTATATAGTAGCTTTGATTTTAGCAAAAGTGAAAAAAGAAAAAAATAATAAAATAGATGATTTTACAAAATATTATTTACTTACAGTTCCTCTCTTATCATTAATTCTACTCATATTATTTTACTCATTTGAAAAAATACAGCCGGTTCAAACTTCAATTCTCACAATACTGCTGTTATTGATAAATGTCATTACATATAAAGTGTATATAAATACAGTTAAAATAATTACTTTCAAAAAAAATAAAGAAGTCGTGGAAGAACAGAATAACTTTTACAAAAATCAGTTAAGACTGATGAAAGAAAGCGAAGAAACTATCAAATCATACAGACATGATATGAAAAATCATATGACCGTTATAAATTCTTTAATTGATAAAGATGAAATTGAAGCATTAAAAAAATATCTGAACGAAATAAGCAACATAAGTTTTGACAATGAAAAATATATATCAAGCGGAAATGAAATAATAGACAGCATAGTAAATTATAAATTAAATTTAGCTGAAAATGAAAAAATAAGATTTATTACAGACATTTCAATTTCTACAGGCTTGCATATATCATCTTATGATATGACGATAATACTCGGCAATATATTGGACAACGCCATAGAAGCATCTAAAAAAGTGGATGAAGTTGAAAGAAAGATCATATTAAAAATAAAAGAAGAAAACGGTAAATTTATCATATATATACAAAATAAGTTTAATGGGAATTTAAAAAATAACTATGAATCTACAAAAGATAATGAAAAAGAACACGGGTACGGAATAAAAAATATAAAAAAAGTAGTTGAAAAAAATAACGGTATATGTAAATTTGAAATAATTGACAAAAGTATTTTTACAACATTGATAGTATTCATAATACAATAAATAAAATATTGCAGATATCTTCAATTTAAATGTGTTTTAGTATTATTTACCAATTTTTCCAAAAATCGTGTCAATTTTTCCAACTCTATTGATTATATATTAAAAATTTTCGATAATAAAATCAGTTAATTTATTATATTATATAGAAAGGTTTAGGTGAACCGATGTTAAAATATATTTTTAGAAAAATTTTAATATGCATATCTTTTTTGGCTCTATTGACAGCTTATTACTCTGCGAACACAGCATGCACATATTTAGTCTATCAAGAAGAACTGCCTTCGGAAGTAAAAAAATTAAGGAAATTTTAAATGAATGGAAGTTTTATAGAAAAAATAGTCTGTTTTTTAAAAAAAGAAGGAATAATTGAAAGCGATAAAGAACAAATTTATTTTTTCGGTATAAAGCAAGCGGCTTTTTTACTTATAAACCTTATTATTACATTAAGTATAGCAATTATTTTTGAAAAGAAAATAGAGCTATTGATCTTCATTTTACAATTCATTTCTCTAAGAAGTTTTTCAGGAGGATATCATTCAAAAAGCAAAATTACATGTACAATTATTTCTTCCGCTGCACAAATAATCGCTTTATTTTTACTTGGAATTGTATATTTAGACATAAAATTTGTT containing:
- the hydG gene encoding [FeFe] hydrogenase H-cluster radical SAM maturase HydG; translation: MYNPKSSKAQEFINDKEILDTIKYAKENGSNIELIEQILEKAEKMNGITHRESAVLLECSDKNVLEKIYSIAKKIKERIYGKRVVMFAPLYLSNYCVNGCTYCPYHLKNKTIKRKQLSQKDIIREVTALQDMGHKRLALETGEDPEKCPIDYVLESIKTIYSVHHKNGAIRRVNVNIAATTVENYKKLRDAGIGTYILFQETYHKETYEKVHPTGPKHNYAYHTEAMDRAMEAGIDDVGIGVLFGLYQYRYDFIGLMMHAEHLEAKFGVGPHTISIPRIRPADDIDLNEFPNAIYDELFKKIVALVRISAPYTGIIISTRESQKSREEVLKIGVSQISGASSTSVGGYEQKESEEDNSAQFDVDDNRTLDEIVNWLLKLGYVPSFCTACYRAGRTGDRFMKLAKSGQIVNVCQPNSLMTLKEYLIDYASNDTKQKGETVILNELEEIQREVVKKKAKDYIHQMQEGKRDFRF
- the hydF gene encoding [FeFe] hydrogenase H-cluster maturation GTPase HydF; protein product: MSLNETPRGERIHIGFFGRTNAGKSSIINAIANQEVSIVSDIKGTTTDAVFKSMEIAGIGACVLIDTAGFDDDSNLSEKRIEKTENILERTDIGVVVFADDDISQELEWIEKLRAKKTPVIAIINKIDENKNTKLLQHKIEKINLRAISVSAKEKKNIQKIIEELRNIALDIKESSICGHLVKKDDVVLLVMPQDIQAPKGRLILPQVQTIRDLLDNKCIVISVTADNLEKAFKILKEPPKLIITDSQVFAKVYEQKPQESALTSFSVLFSRHKGDIDIFVEGAYSISNLKNGDKVLIAEACSHDPLDGDIGRIKLPALLRKKTRADLDIQVVSGNNFPIDLSEYALIIHCGSCMFNKKYVMNRVEQARNQGIPITNYGIAIAYMNNILEKIKK
- a CDS encoding LytR/AlgR family response regulator transcription factor gives rise to the protein MINIAICDDISYVCEQINTYIQEFYIETEEQFEIYIANDAETLYEIMKKEKIDLLFLDIELPDINGVEIGNYIRKKMQDDDMQIVYISGKQDYCRSLFDIRPMNFLDKPFTREDIHKQLKDYLKLCKKFFPTFSYKIGQDTFFQKIDEITYFEIVGKKIKMVTKAFEILFYADMNQIEKELDKFYFVQIHKSYLINMEKIEKYGSKEVVMNGGRRIAISRSKKDVFLNKVLEFEKNKLFTKF
- a CDS encoding sensor histidine kinase — its product is MPITKLFMPFLSVFYIYIVHLMVNALSNERVEENDKKYYLRYIVSYIIVVFFSTVIQKPIFNLFASYTAIFIILNNYCYDLVDKAFNALYIDTVLLIAEIVSGTFLGYAHIIPTRDIEIKQVADLIIMQAFSYIVALILAKVKKEKNNKIDDFTKYYLLTVPLLSLILLILFYSFEKIQPVQTSILTILLLLINVITYKVYINTVKIITFKKNKEVVEEQNNFYKNQLRLMKESEETIKSYRHDMKNHMTVINSLIDKDEIEALKKYLNEISNISFDNEKYISSGNEIIDSIVNYKLNLAENEKIRFITDISISTGLHISSYDMTIILGNILDNAIEASKKVDEVERKIILKIKEENGKFIIYIQNKFNGNLKNNYESTKDNEKEHGYGIKNIKKVVEKNNGICKFEIIDKSIFTTLIVFIIQ
- a CDS encoding cyclic lactone autoinducer peptide — translated: MLKYIFRKILICISFLALLTAYYSANTACTYLVYQEELPSEVKKLRKF
- a CDS encoding accessory gene regulator B family protein; the protein is MNGSFIEKIVCFLKKEGIIESDKEQIYFFGIKQAAFLLINLIITLSIAIIFEKKIELLIFILQFISLRSFSGGYHSKSKITCTIISSAAQIIALFLLGIVYLDIKFVIIATIVFSILIILFSPIESSNKPLDKLERKIYKRITTFILFVFIAISIFSYFFYNTDTVAGITLINTGIVLILQLICVIKHKIVFVTVIVLSILSIFS